The Blastopirellula marina genome has a window encoding:
- the serS gene encoding serine--tRNA ligase, with protein MLDRKFVVENVELVKKNCENRGVQADVDQIVALETARKAKLQEAEEFNRQANEINKTVGKATPEERPNIIAEGKRLRQLKDDASTEVDKLEEQIVEILRIVPNLTHPDAPIGEDDKSNLEIQRGATEPRKFDFKVLDHVELGEKLDLIDFEAGAQVAGAGFYYLKNEAVLLELALQQYVVSLLVKEGFVPTITPDMARTEILHGVGFIPRGPETQIYSIEHTDLNLVATAEITLGGMYAGKTLEAETLPQLFCGISHCYRTEAGAAGRASRGLYRVHQFTKVEMFAFTLPEDSEATLTKFRDLECKIFDGLKIPYRVVDTATGDLGGPAYRKFDLEAWMPGRGEAGEYGEVTSTSNCTDYQARRLNIRYKVKGEKGTHFAHTLNGTAIALSRGLIAVLENYQQADGSIEVPEVLRPYMGMDKIGPR; from the coding sequence ATGCTCGACCGGAAGTTTGTTGTCGAAAACGTCGAACTCGTGAAGAAGAACTGCGAGAACCGCGGGGTTCAAGCCGACGTCGATCAGATCGTCGCGCTCGAAACGGCTCGTAAGGCCAAGCTGCAGGAAGCCGAAGAGTTCAACCGCCAGGCCAACGAAATCAACAAGACCGTCGGCAAGGCCACGCCGGAAGAGCGTCCCAACATCATCGCCGAAGGTAAACGTCTGCGTCAGTTGAAAGACGACGCCTCGACCGAAGTCGACAAGCTGGAAGAGCAAATCGTCGAGATCCTCCGCATCGTACCCAACCTGACCCACCCCGACGCCCCGATCGGCGAAGACGACAAGAGCAACCTCGAGATCCAGCGCGGCGCAACCGAGCCCCGCAAGTTCGACTTCAAGGTTCTCGACCACGTTGAACTGGGCGAGAAGCTCGACCTCATCGACTTCGAAGCAGGTGCCCAAGTTGCCGGCGCTGGCTTCTACTACCTGAAGAACGAAGCCGTGCTGCTGGAACTGGCCCTGCAGCAGTATGTTGTCAGCCTATTGGTCAAGGAAGGGTTCGTCCCGACCATCACACCGGACATGGCCCGCACCGAGATCCTGCACGGCGTCGGCTTCATCCCGCGTGGTCCCGAAACGCAAATCTACAGCATCGAACACACCGACCTGAACCTGGTCGCCACGGCCGAGATCACCCTCGGCGGCATGTACGCCGGCAAGACGCTCGAAGCCGAAACACTACCCCAACTATTCTGCGGTATCAGCCACTGTTACCGCACTGAAGCGGGCGCGGCCGGCCGTGCGTCGCGAGGTCTCTACCGAGTGCATCAGTTCACCAAGGTCGAGATGTTCGCGTTCACCTTGCCGGAAGACAGCGAAGCGACCCTCACTAAGTTCCGCGACCTGGAATGCAAGATCTTCGATGGCCTGAAGATCCCGTACCGCGTGGTCGATACGGCCACCGGCGACCTGGGTGGCCCTGCCTACCGCAAGTTCGATCTGGAAGCCTGGATGCCGGGCCGCGGCGAAGCTGGCGAATACGGCGAAGTGACCAGCACCTCAAACTGCACCGACTACCAGGCCCGCCGCCTGAACATTCGCTACAAGGTGAAAGGGGAAAAGGGAACCCACTTCGCCCACACCCTGAACGGCACCGCCATCGCGCTCAGCCGCGGCCTGATCGCCGTACTGGAAAACTACCAACAAGCTGACGGTAGCATCGAAGTCCCCGAAGTCCTCCGCCCCTACATGGGCATGGATAAAATCGGTCCCCGCTAA